AGATTTTTGGAAGGCCCAATTTTATCGCCTCCGTCATCTGGCAGAAAATCTACTCCCCGAAGAATTCGGCTCGTCATTTTTCGGTCGATCACGACTACATTTTTGTTTACGCCAAAAACGCTGAGAAATGGGTTCCCAACCCGATGCCTCGGACTGAAAAACAGGACAAAGCCTATCGGAACCCCGACAACGATCCAAGGGGGCCGTGGAAGGCAGGGGATCTGTCAGCACGCAACTATTACGGTGCTGGTGTATACCCTATTACAACCCCTTCGGGTCGTGTCATTTCCGGCCCACCTAACGGCATGTACTGGCGTGTGTCCGAGGACAAGCTTCGTCAATTGGATGAGGACAATCGAATCTGGTGGGGCAAAGATGGCGGTAATGTGCCGGCTATCAAACGCTTCCTCTCTGAGGTGAAGCAAGGCCGAGTGCCTCAGACCTTCTGGCCTTATGAGGAAGTGGGTCATACGCAGGATGCGAAGAAAGAGGTAGTTGCGATATTTGGTGACGAGAATTTCGCTACTCCCAAGCCGGAAGCGCTGATGAAGCGCATTCTTGAAGTGGCTACTAATCCTGGAGATCTTGTATTAGACAGCTTCCTTGGGTCGGGAACGACCATTGCGGTAGCTCACAAGATGGGGCGGCAGTGGATAGGGATCGAAGTAGGTGCCCACGCCGAGAGCCATTGTCAGCCTCGTCTAGCGAGAGTCGTGGACGGTGAGCAGGGTGGTGTGTCCAAAAGCTTGAATTGGACCGGCGGTGGCGGGTTCAGGTATTACACGCTCGGTGTTCCTGTATTCGATGAATCTGGTCACATCCGTGATGGTATTTCTTTTGAACAGCTCGCCGCTCACGTCTGGTTTGCTGAAACGGGCACGGCCAGATCCGCACACGCTGACAAGTCGTCGCTTTTGGGCATCCACCTCGGTACTGCTTACTATCTGCTTTTTAATGGGATTCTCGGTGATTTGACGAATACTGGTGGGAATGTTTTAACAAAGAGGGTTTACAGGGCACTGCCTGAATTTGACGGGCAGAAGGTGGTTTATGGCGAGGCCTGTGCGCTGGCTCCTGAACTGCTGCAGGAATTAAAAATTACCTTCCGCCAAACACCTTACGACATTAGGGCACGTTGAGAATGGCTCATACACTCAAACTCTATCAAAGCCGTGCGCTGGGCAGCTTAGAAAAATACCTCGATGCTTCTCGGCTGGATGGCCCTGAAAAAGCATTTGAGGACAACGTAGACGTTGGCTTGCTCAGCGAATACAAGAAAATGCCGGGCATGCCTTTGGTTCCCTACGTATGTCTGCGTATTCCAACGGGCGGCGGCAAAACGATCCTCGGCGCACATATTATTCGCATCTGTGGTGCCTCATATCTCGAGCGCCAATTTCCTTTGGTCATGTGGATGGTGCCCACCACTCAGATCAAAATGCAGACCCTCGAAGCCTTCCAGAACCCTCGCCACCCCTATCGACAGGAATTGGATGATGCGTTCAACGGTCAGGTAGCTATTTTTGATGTTGTTGATTTTTCTCAGATTCGCCCAGCGGACTTGATAACGAAGGTCTGTGTGGTGATCTCAACTGTTGCTGCACTGCGTGTGGATAAGGAAGAGGGCAGGAAGGTATACGAGCATCATGAGGATCTTGAGGCTCATTTCAGTAGCGTCTCGAAGGAGCTAAGTTACCTTGAAAGAGGGGGGGGCGGTAAAGCTGTTGCGTCATTTGCCAACCTTCTTAAGCTTCATGGTCCATTGGTGATAATGGATGAAGCGCATAATGCTACAACGCCACTATCCTATGCGGTGTATGAGCGTCTTGGGCCGAAGGCTGTCGTTGAGTTGACTGCTACGCCTGATATTTCCAGTTCGAACGTACTGGTGAGCGTTTCCGCCTTCGAACTGAAGGCGGAGAACATGATTAAATTTCCGGTCGTGCTAAAAGAGCATAATGGGGAGTGGCAGGTCGCTGTCAGCAGTGCCGTGGCAAGACGAAAATCGCTTGCGAAGACTGCATTGGGAGAGGCTGAGTACATTCGGCCAATTCTGCTCATTCAAGCAGAGAACGCGAAGAGTGAGGCCACTGTCGAGGAAGTAAAAAGGCATCTTATAGATACCGATAACGTTGATGAAAAGGCTATCGCAATTGCGACTGGCACGCAGCGGGAAATTGATGGTGTAGATCTTTTTGCTAAGGACTGCCCCATTGAAGTCATTATCACCAAGCAAGCCCTGAAAGAGGGCTGGGACTGCTCTTTCGCATATGTTTTCTGTTCTGTCGCTCAGGTGAAGTCAGACAAAGACATTCAGCAGTTGCTTGGTCGTGTGCTGCGAATGCCTTACGCCGTTCCAAGGCGGCAGGAGGAGATGAGCAAAGCATACGCTCACGTGACCACTGACAGCTTTGGACGAGCTGCTGGGGAGCTTACCCAATCGCTCATCAACATCGGCTTCAACCCGATGGAAGCTGCTGTCGCAATCCGCAAGGAGAAGGCACCTGAGTTAGACCTTCAAGGTGGCTCGATTGGAATGCCGGAGTTGCCGGTAATTAAGCTGATTTTGCCAAAAGTGCCCGACTTTTCCAAAATTCCCGAGCGAGATCAGCAGCGTGTTCAATTCGTACTGAATGCTGATGGTTTAGGCGGGACAGTCGAAGTTATAGATGCGATCGATCAAATCACGATTGATGCGATTGTTTCCACAGTGTCTGGTAAGGTTGCAAAAGAAGCTGTTGCTGCTGAGGTTGAACGTCACCAACAGGCAACCATTGCGGCCAAAGCACCCAGCGAGCGGAATGTGGTTTTCCAAGTCCCACGCCTTTGCGTTATGGAGCAAGGTGAGCTTGAGCTTGTAGATCGAGGCGCTGTGTCGGCCACATTCAGCTGGGATCTACTATCCACGCCACCTGATCTTTCGTCATTTAGATTCGACGAGGCCAGTATGACGTTCGAGGTCTACCTCGATGATAAAACTGTCCAATTCCAGAACATTAAAGACGATGTACATACCTACCTGCCGGGCTTTGCTCAGGACCGGACTGCTGCCGATCTCATTGGTTGGCTCGATCAAGAGATTCGTGAGCCTTCCATCAAGCAGCCTGTGCTGCGTGAGTGGTTGCGCCGTGCTGTTACCAGCTTGCTGGAGGAACGCGGCTTCTCGCTTTCCCAGCTCTTGAAAGGCCAATTCATCCTCCGACGAAAGCTCGGGGAGCAGCTTATGCTCGTGAAGAAACAGGCTTACGACGCTGGGTTTCAACAAGCATTATTCAGTGCGGACGCTGATTTAGTCACGTATGACGGTCCCGGCTGTGCCTTTACTTACCCGCAAGACATGGCTCTTTACCCGGCAACCTCGTATTACCAAGGCTCGTACCGTTTCAAGAAGCATTACTACCCATTCCCCGGTGTTTTGCCCTGGAAAACGCCGAAGGGTGTAATCAGTGAAGAGTTCGAATGTGCTCAGGCCATCGATCTACTTGATCAAGTGGACTTTTGGGTCCGTAATCTCGTTCACTCGACTCAGTTCTGGATGCCCACCTCGACTCAACGGACCTATCCTGACTTTGTGATTAAGCTCAAAGACAGCAGACTGCTCATTGTGGAGTACAAGGGCGGCGACCGTGTGAGCAACGATAACAGCAAGGAAAAACGCTTGATCGGTGAGCTATGGGCTAAGAAGTCTGCGGGGAAGGGATTGTATTTGATGGCTCAAAAGAAGGACGATCAAGGCCGTGGCGTTCGTGAGCAGTTGCTTGCGGTCATTGAAAATTCTTGATCGTCATGCCCGGCTACGTAGCCGGGCTTTTTGAGCTGCCTCTGGTTTGCAACTCCATCATGAGCCTATAGCTATCCAACTTTACTTGCCGTGCTTTCCATTCACACAAACGATCATCGCTGCTACAGTCTTACTTCGATTCTGAGGAAGCAAAGAGTATCACATGCCCGCGATGTGGATGATTCGAGGTGATGGTGGCCGTCTCTATGACGACTTCAGGGATCGCAGTCTTGCTGCCATCGGGTGGGCTCAGCTAGCGCTTGAGGCCAAGCCCGGTGTTTCCAGGAAGGCGTTGATCCAAGCCTATAAAGACCTTCAACCAGGAATAAAGGACGCGAGTGCCGTAGCGGGGGCGTCGCAGGTCTTCCGTTTCGTTAACGAAGTCAACATTGGTGATACGGTCGTTACCTATTCTCCTGCAAACCGGACCTACCTGGTAGGTCGCTTCACTGGAACGTGTCTGCTCCGCCCTGATCTGGCAGATGATGGTATGTCTTTGACCCGACCTGTTGAGTGGTACACGCAGGAGGTTGATCGCGACAAGCTAACAGGTGCCAGCAGAAACAGCCTGGGGTCTACGCTAACCGTATTTAAAGTTTCTGAGGATGCTCAGAAAGAGCTACTTGCCCTCGCTACTGGAAAAAGCGTCTCCAGACCACCGAAAGACTTGATTGAAGATTCCGACGTGCTGGAAGACCCGTTGAAGGGGGTTCAGGAAATTGCGTTTGAGCGGATCAAAGACCAAATCAACAGCTTGGACTGGGCTGAGATGCAGGAGCTGGTGGCCGGAATCTTACGAGCAATGGGCTACAAGACACTGGTGTCTCCGGCCGGCGCTGATCGTGGCAAAGACATCATTGCGTCACCCGATGGTTTCGGATTTGAGCCGCCGCGCATCGTTGTGGAGGTTAAGCACCGGAATGCCCGGATGGGAAGTAACGAGATCCGTAGCTTTCTCGGCGGGAGGCACAAGGATGATCGAGGGTTGTACGTGAGTACTGGCGGATTCACGAAAGAGGCGTTGTATGAGGGTGAGCGAGCCAATGTGCATCTGACAATGTGGACGCTGGATGAGCTGGCTCGGACGCTGATGGCGCATTACCCAGCCACCGATCCAGAGACGAAGCGGTTGGTACCGTTGACTTACTTCTACATGCCTGCGTGAAACGTGCTCTCACCGCATCCCTGGCACAAAAAAAGACGCTCGAGGACGTCTTCTTTAGAGTTTGGTGGAGCCGGGGGGAGGCAAAACCATCAATTAATACAAAATTAAATTCTTATAAATCAATAGGTTATATCATTGGTGGTTGAGGATTCGCCACCCATGCCCTGTGAATTCTGCTGCCCTGACGCTTCGCGAAAAGATAGCAGGATTATCAACTAAATCTAAGGAAAGGAAGGGATTCAGAGCTGGGAATGGATCATATTCGCGAGAGATAGCTCTGATGTACCTCTCAGGCTTCGTGATCGTGTCCCGGGAAGTGGTGTAACTGAAGCAGCCGAAAGCTAACATTCGCTTGCGGTAGCTGCTTTCCAGACGCGGGCGGTCAAATTTACTCGTTCTCATGAGCATGCACTCGCAACTCAAAAAATGAATAGATACGAGCATACGAGCTATGATTTTTCTAACTATTAAGCTAAATTTTGATCAAGAAATAGTGCGAATTTTAGGGCGGCAAAGGAGAAGGTGATTATGGCTGGGAGCGACATCGTAGTGGTCATACCTGAAGGGCAGGCTGATATGACGCCCATAATTCAACGTTGCCTTATGTCTGTTAGAGAGGAGCTAAGAGATAACCCTTATATTGTTGAGGCGATCAAGGTTCTTCAGGTCGGAGGTTATAGAAGCTCAATCGGGTCTTTTTGGAATGCTGTAGTAGACGATTTGCGAAACAAAATTATGTTTCGGAGCGTAAAGCTATTTAACCAGTCTATAGAAACCGGTAGGAAGGTTGAGACGTATGAAGATTTTCAAAACTATGTAAATGATGACCAATTGATAGAAGGTGCGTACAAAATTGGTGTTGTCGGGTGGGAGGCGAGTAAGGTTCTCCGCCATGCTAAGGAAACAAGGCATATATTCTCAGGGCATCCAAAAAGTAGCGATCCTTCTATAATAAAAGTCCTCTCAATGATGGATGATTGTATAAAGTATGTTTTGAATGCGGAGTATCCAGCGCAGATAATTGATGTTAATGACTATGTTGCAAATTTGTCTGAGTCTAATTTTGACCGAAACACAGTTGCGATTGAAAGCGCGCTGGGTGATCTCCCTGAGGTATATAAAAATGAACTGGCGAACAGGCTGTTTACTTCTTATATCCATCCTCAGTCTACAAGTGTTCTTAGATCGAATATCGAGTTCGTAGCCCCTATTTTGTGGAGAGTTCTGCCTAAAGATATACGGTTGCAAGTGGCTCGGAGAGTTGACCAGGAGATACAAAAAGCCCAGGTAGATGTTACTCAGGCTGCCTTTGCTTTCATCGGTCTCGTGAAAAGTCAAAGTTATTTGTCTGTAGTTGCAAGGAGGTATCAAATTACTCCTTTGGTTCAAGCTCTTACAGTGGCGCTTGACGATTTCCCTCGGGAAAACGACGCGGTGAAAAATCTAGTTCCTTACGCTAGCTTGGTTCCGGAAGAACTGCTCGCAGAGTACGTTGCAGGGTTAACGAAGACATATGTTGGGCGAATGGGGTCTAGTGCACGTTATCAGAGAACAGATTTTTTCGCAGATGCTGCTGCAATTTACATTCCTGATATGTTTAAGTTGTTTGATGATCATGCTGCAAACTATTTTGTCGAGATAGTAAAGCAAAGTGAATTGTTAAAGAGACGAATTGAGGCTCCTGCCAAGCTTAGGAGGCTTAGAGTTCTGGCGAACATAGTCGCCGAGAAAATATCAAGCACTTTTCAGGAGCGACCTTTCATTGAGGCGTTATGCTCGGAAAGTAGAGAGGGAGAGTTTTTTGCGATGTTGCGCCAAAAAAATTAACTTCAATGTTGCATGCGATTGCTATGGGCCCAGTACTATCGTTCGCGAACGTTAGTGCTGGGTCCATAGCGGCCGATCATAACCGACTACTTTCGACTCTTGAAGCGCAAGCAAGAGTTCGCTCACCAAAAAGTTTTGGGCTAATTTTGTAAGTCTTCTGAGAGAAACATGCCTTCCATTTCTAACAAGAGCATCTTGTCGAGGTAGTAGGCTATATTTTCAGCAGGAATGAAGTTAAGCAGACCTTCCGTGTCGCTTGCGAGTGTAACCATTCCTGCAAATTTCCACTCGTCATTTGTCTCCGCCATCACAAACGCCCCGCTCATTCCGCGAAACTTTCGAGGTCGTTTACCAAAGACTTTCACTCTTATAAGTCCGGGATATGAAGGCTCCGTCAGAACGCCATTCACGCACCAGATGACCGCTGAAAGAATGTTTTTGCCGTAGTCATACTCTCTGTCTTGGTCTGGATAGCCGATAATCCGGAAAATTTCGACTTCGCTCATCCGATCGGACTCGATGTAGTCTGTTGCGCGCACACATGCCAAGCCCGCAGCGAACAAGGCATCATGCTGTGATTCAGCGATACGCATGATGACAATATCGGAGCTAGGGTCTGGATCTAACTCGTCTTGAAAGACTGCGCGGCGGTCGAACTGGATTGAGATGGGGGCATTGCGAAGCAGAATGCGTAAGTCGTGATGCTGTGCCTGCTGACTATTCAGCACATGCTGCGCTGAGATGAGGAACAACTCGCCAGCATGCTCAAGCACAAATGCGGTGCCTACACCCTGCGGTTCAGAAAAAAATTCAGTTTCAGTCGCCAAGATGACAGGGTGCACCTGCCCCTCAAGCAGATCTCCAAACACTTTTAGCGTGATGAATTCCTGTTGCTGCATCCGAAACCTCTTGCATTGAGCAGCGATAATCGCCGCTACAGGTCTTTTGCGGGAGTCGTGGAGCACAATGCCGTTAGCTACTAGTCCCGCCATCGTACTGAGTTGGGCGGAAGCTTACGTTCTTCTTCCACCAGATAGCAAAACGCCCAAGGTTTCGGCACGTCCGGGATGGATCGGGCAGCTTAAAACCTTGGGCAGGATGTGCGAAGAATAGATTAAGCGGTAAGCCCGTAAACCATCACCGTAGCGGCAACTCTCCCGGGCCAACTTAAGCTCAATCCTCCTCCTTCATCGCCTCCAGCTTCCCAACCTGCTCACTGGCCAACCGGCTGATGATGCGGATCGCCTGGTGAATCCCCGCCGTGTTACGAAAGCTCAACTGCGGGTTGTGCTCGCACTCCAGCACCTCGTCATGCTGGACCAGCGCCTCACCGAGCAATTCGAGAGTCTAGACGTAGCTCTGGAGGGTAGACAGGCGTTCATGGTCAGTCATGGGGCACCTCCCGGTTGGCGCGGGTGGCGAAGGACTGGCTGTCGATCGGGTAAAAGGTTGGGGATAGGGTCGCCACGGGGGATGGCCGGCGGAGAGCGGATGCGAGGATCCTGTACAGATTTGCGAAATGCATGCATGAGGTCCTTTTCGGTTGAAGCACCACACCATCGTCGCCAAACGAATAGGGTGGCAGCTGTACGCAGGTTGGCGAACCGAGGAA
This genomic stretch from Pseudomonas entomophila L48 harbors:
- a CDS encoding site-specific DNA-methyltransferase, giving the protein MPLLSWFNRDADLTRAALAPYRLLMPNADLSHGEADSPNMLIQGDNLDALKALLPYYAGQVKCVFIDPPYNTKSAFEQYDDNLEHSQWLSMMYPRLELIRELLAPDGSLWVTLDDNEAHYFKVICDEIFGRPNFIASVIWQKIYSPKNSARHFSVDHDYIFVYAKNAEKWVPNPMPRTEKQDKAYRNPDNDPRGPWKAGDLSARNYYGAGVYPITTPSGRVISGPPNGMYWRVSEDKLRQLDEDNRIWWGKDGGNVPAIKRFLSEVKQGRVPQTFWPYEEVGHTQDAKKEVVAIFGDENFATPKPEALMKRILEVATNPGDLVLDSFLGSGTTIAVAHKMGRQWIGIEVGAHAESHCQPRLARVVDGEQGGVSKSLNWTGGGGFRYYTLGVPVFDESGHIRDGISFEQLAAHVWFAETGTARSAHADKSSLLGIHLGTAYYLLFNGILGDLTNTGGNVLTKRVYRALPEFDGQKVVYGEACALAPELLQELKITFRQTPYDIRAR
- a CDS encoding DEAD/DEAH box helicase, which encodes MAHTLKLYQSRALGSLEKYLDASRLDGPEKAFEDNVDVGLLSEYKKMPGMPLVPYVCLRIPTGGGKTILGAHIIRICGASYLERQFPLVMWMVPTTQIKMQTLEAFQNPRHPYRQELDDAFNGQVAIFDVVDFSQIRPADLITKVCVVISTVAALRVDKEEGRKVYEHHEDLEAHFSSVSKELSYLERGGGGKAVASFANLLKLHGPLVIMDEAHNATTPLSYAVYERLGPKAVVELTATPDISSSNVLVSVSAFELKAENMIKFPVVLKEHNGEWQVAVSSAVARRKSLAKTALGEAEYIRPILLIQAENAKSEATVEEVKRHLIDTDNVDEKAIAIATGTQREIDGVDLFAKDCPIEVIITKQALKEGWDCSFAYVFCSVAQVKSDKDIQQLLGRVLRMPYAVPRRQEEMSKAYAHVTTDSFGRAAGELTQSLINIGFNPMEAAVAIRKEKAPELDLQGGSIGMPELPVIKLILPKVPDFSKIPERDQQRVQFVLNADGLGGTVEVIDAIDQITIDAIVSTVSGKVAKEAVAAEVERHQQATIAAKAPSERNVVFQVPRLCVMEQGELELVDRGAVSATFSWDLLSTPPDLSSFRFDEASMTFEVYLDDKTVQFQNIKDDVHTYLPGFAQDRTAADLIGWLDQEIREPSIKQPVLREWLRRAVTSLLEERGFSLSQLLKGQFILRRKLGEQLMLVKKQAYDAGFQQALFSADADLVTYDGPGCAFTYPQDMALYPATSYYQGSYRFKKHYYPFPGVLPWKTPKGVISEEFECAQAIDLLDQVDFWVRNLVHSTQFWMPTSTQRTYPDFVIKLKDSRLLIVEYKGGDRVSNDNSKEKRLIGELWAKKSAGKGLYLMAQKKDDQGRGVREQLLAVIENS
- a CDS encoding restriction endonuclease, encoding MPAMWMIRGDGGRLYDDFRDRSLAAIGWAQLALEAKPGVSRKALIQAYKDLQPGIKDASAVAGASQVFRFVNEVNIGDTVVTYSPANRTYLVGRFTGTCLLRPDLADDGMSLTRPVEWYTQEVDRDKLTGASRNSLGSTLTVFKVSEDAQKELLALATGKSVSRPPKDLIEDSDVLEDPLKGVQEIAFERIKDQINSLDWAEMQELVAGILRAMGYKTLVSPAGADRGKDIIASPDGFGFEPPRIVVEVKHRNARMGSNEIRSFLGGRHKDDRGLYVSTGGFTKEALYEGERANVHLTMWTLDELARTLMAHYPATDPETKRLVPLTYFYMPA